The stretch of DNA CCGCCTATCAGGGCATTGAGATGGTAGGTATTACAGCTGGCGAGGCGGACGAGCCCAAGCAAACCCTTCGTAAGGCGATTAAAAATATTATCTGGCGCATTCTGATTTTCTATGTTGGAGCCATCTTTGTGATCGTGACGATTTATCCATGGAACCAGGTGGGTGAGATCGGAAGCCCGTTTGTGCTTACCTTTTCTAAGGTCGGCATCCTTGCTGCAGCGGGGATCATCAATTTCGTGGTCCTTACAGCTGCCATGTCAGGCTGCAACAGCGGGATTTACAGTGCAGGCAGAATGCTGTTCACCCTAGCCAAGAATGGACAGGCTCCGAAGTTCTTTGGCAAGGTTTCAAAGAGCGGTGTGCCTCGGAACAGCATCCTTACGACCATTGCCCTGCTGCTGATCGGCGTGCTGTTCAACTATATTGCGCCTGATTCAAAGCTGTTCCTGTATATTTACAGTGCGAGCATCCTTCCAGGCATGGTGCCTTGGTTTGCTCTTGTGATCAGTCAGTTCAAGTTCAGAAGAAGATGGAAGGATCAGATGGACGCGCATCCGTTCAAATCCCGATTTTTCCCGGTCAGCAACTATATCACCATCGTGTTTTTGGCTTTCGTCATTCTCGGCATGTGGTTCAACCCGGACACTCGATTGTCTTTAATTGTCGGAGCTTCCTTTATGGCGATTGTCATCGTGGGATATTTTGTTTTTGGATTATACAAACGACCGTATAATAAGGACGAACAACAAACGGAATAAAGACAAACCATTGATTCTTGGGCGACTTCAGGGCAATCCTGGAGCCGCTTATTTTTTACATGCTAATCAGCGCAATGTGAATTAACAATTAATAGAATTTAAGGGCTGAATGGGGCAAAATTTAGTTCGAATGTAGGATTTAGAAGTTAGCATCATAATTCGTCTACTCCTTAACGAAGCAGTTATGTTAACATGATGAATATTCTTAGGCGTCGGGGGACGATCATGTTGAATCTCTTTTCCTTTGTGCAAAAGTGGTTTGGTCAGCTTCATTTTAAGAGTAAGGTTATTGTCCTGTTTCTTCCGCTCATTATCCTCTCACTGCTGATTCTCGGCATCTGGTCCAGCCAGATCTTCAGCCGCTCCTTGATCGAGCGAACGACCAGTAATGTTGCGGATGAATCTCAGCTCATTTTGTCGCGGACCGATTATATTTTCAGCAGCGTGGAGACGGCATCGAACATTATGGTCACTAACATCAACCGGCTTTACGAATCAAGCAGCCTATCATCTCAAGACTCTTCTGTTGCGAGGATTCGGTTCGGCAATCTCATGCAGAGCCGTCTATCCATCGATGTATCGATTTTCCGAGAAGTCGATGGCGCAGTATTTGTCGATACGGAAGGAACCATTTATTCTTCGTACGATGAGAAAGGGGACAAGCACCGGATATGGAATAAGGTGTTATTGAATAAAGACACGGATAGTTATGGAACCGCTTCCTGGATGGGGATGGAGCAGAGGGATTATCTTACGCCGGATCAGAACTCTCCGATTTTGACTTTACGGAAGACCGTCATTAACATCGATACGGGTGAACCCTACGGCACGCTGTTCCTTATGGTGAAAGAGAAACGATTGTCAGCTTATTTGCATTCCGGCGATTCATCGGCCCCGAAGGCGTATTATTTTCTTGATCATGACAACCAGATTGTAGTTGCAGCAGATCGGGACACATTAATGCGGCCTGCAGATGCTGGTCTCGCTGAAGCGATGCAGCAGTGCAGGTTGGAATTGTCGCAGAGTACTTGCTCAATCAAGGATAACGGTAATTTGATTACTGTAATGAATTATGATCGAATGGGCTGGAAATTGGTGAACGTGGTTTCGCTCAGCTTGCTTACGGCTGATGTGCGGCAAAATGTCAGATTGATGATATGGATCGGCCTGTTCTGTCTTGTATTCTCTCTGTTTGGAGCAAGCTTCCTCTCCCGAATGGTCGTGAGCCCGCTCGAACAGTTGGCGAGGGCCATGCGTAAGGTCGTTAATGGGGATATTCACACGGTTGCACCTGTGCGAACGAAGGATGAGATTGGCATGATTGGCGAAGCCTTTAATTTTATGGTAGGACGGGTTCGGGAGCTGCTGGATGCTGTCAGGCAAGAGCAGAACCACAAGCGGGAGTATGAACTCGCACTGATGAGCGCTCAGATCAAGCCGCATTTTCTATACAATACGCTGGATACGATCTATGCACTGAACGAACTGGAACGATATGATGAGGCCAAGGATACGACCAAAGCGCTTGCGGACTTTTATAGAATGGCGCTGAATAAAGGAAGAGAGCTGGTCATTTTAGAGCAGGAGGTCCGGATAACTGATGATTACTTGTCCATTCTGCAGGTTCGTTATCCGGATGTATTTCGTTATGAGATAGATATTCCGCCGGAGCTTACCGGAACGCCGATCCCTAAGCTGTCCCTTCAGCCTATAGTCGAGAACGCGATTTACCACGGTCTGAAGGAGAAAGGGGTCAAAGGGATTATTCGAATCTCTGCCTTTACTCAGGACTACAAGGTGATCGTGCGTGTGGAGGACAATGGAGTAGGAATGAACGAGGAGAAGGTGAAAGCCATTATGTCGAGGCATCTGCATGAGGAAGGGGCACGCTCGATCGGAACTTATAGTGTGCAGAGGCGGCTTAGCCTGTATTTTGGCGAGGAATATGGGCTTACGGTATATAGTGCTGTAGGAGAAGGAACACGGGTGGACCTGTCTCTGCCCATGCAGAACATAGGGAGTGAACCAGAAGATGTATCGAGTAATGATTGTTGATGATGAGCCGCTGTTCCGCGACTTTCTTCGGATTAAGATGGATTGGGAAAGCCTAGGCTTTCAGGTGTGCTGCGAAGCAAGGAATGGTCAAGAGGCTCTGTTGGAAGCTGAGAAGCATAAGCCGCATTTGGCGCTGGTTGACATTAACATGCCGTTTATGGATGGAATTGAGCTTGCGCAGAAGCTGAAGGTAAGATTCGAGCGTACAGTGATTGTATTTGTCTCCGGCCATAATGAATTTGAATATCTGCAGCAGGCGGTACGTACTGGGGTTAAAGATTATCTGCTTAAGCCGTTTGACGCGGAAGAGCTGGTCGCTATGTTGAACCGGATTAAGCCGGAGCTGCCCAATCTTCCTCAAGAAGGACTAAGCGATCAGGAAGAGCAAGCGGAGGGAACTTGGCCTAGCAGATCGGCAGCCCCTGCAGCCCCAGACCTTGGCAGCTTACGGGATGCGGTCATTATGGGGCTCCGCATGAGGGACAGCGAGGCGCTGGACGAGGTGCGCAAGGCGGTTCGTCAGCTGCGCGGATATCCTTGGAGGGATGAATACGCGGATGCGATGCTGATAGGAATACTATCCCTGGCTATGTCTTTTGCAAGTGAGCGGGGGATTCCCTATGATCAGCTCTGGGATGGGGCAGATACCACGTCTCCTTACCATCTACTGCGCGGATTGAATAACTGGGAAGAGGCCGAAGAATGGGTGGTCTCCTTGTACCGCAGACTGATCCTGTTGATGGATGATCTTCGTCCTACTAAGGCATCCCAACTGTTTGCAGCAGCGATTGCTTACATTGAGGAGCATTACTCGGACCCCGGGCTTTCTGCGGAGCAGGTTTCGAATGGAGTCTTTGTAGATCCGAGCTATCTAAGGCGTGTCTTCCGGAAGGAGTCGGGCTATTCGATCGTAGAGCATATCACGCATATTCGTCTGAAGAAGGCTAAGGAGCTGATGCTAACCGGCAATCGAAAGCTATCGGAGGTTGCTGAATTAGTTGGCTATAGCGATCCAAATTACTTCAGCAAGTCTTTTAAAAAGCGCTTTGGCATGACGCCGACAGAGTATGAGCAGCTGAAGAAAAAATACTAAGAACGGATTCCTGCGCGGAATCTGTTTATTTTTGTCCCGTTTTTTACAGAAAGAGCCCGTTTTGTTCCTTAAAGAAGGACATCGTTGTTGATTATACTAAGGACATGGTTGTGAAAGCGCAATCAAAGAGATGAATACAAGGGGGACAACACCATGAAGATGAACCGAAATCGATTCAGTGCAATATTGCTAACGCTTACACTGTCTATCGGGTTAACCGCTTGCGGAAGCAATAACTCGGCCTCTTCGGGATCGGGCAATTCAGAAGGGAATGCAGGCAATAGCACGATCAAGCTTAAGGTATACGCACAGCATTTTGATGAAGACACGTCTAAGCCCTTCGATTATGCAGTAGAGCAGTTGAAGAAGGAAATGCCGAATGTACAGATTGAGTTGGACCCTGCTGTTCAGGACGGTTATCAGAAGCTGAAAACCTATGCGGCCACGGGGAATATGCCCGACATTTATTTCACTGACTGGCCAACGCTCCAAACTCTGTCCAAGTCAAAGAACGTAGAATTGCTGGATGATTATGAAACGACAAGCGAGTTCAAGAAGAGCCTCAATCCGGGCGTGGATTCCCGCCTGGTTGCTCCGGACAATCATGTGTACGCTTACCCGGACACCGGAATTGAGTTCCAGATTATTTACTACAATAAATCGATCTTCGACAAGGTGGGGATCCAGACTCCGATCAAGACATTTGATCAGATGGCAGATGCCGCCAAGAAGCTGAAGGATGATGGTTACGTTCCAATGTCTATCTTCGCCAAGGAAAAGTGGATCACTACCGCATTCTATAACGGTCTTGTCACCCGTGAGCAGCCTGAAGGCTTTGGCGCTGTTGACCAGAAGGGTGTAAAGGAGCTGCCGGAGGCGTTCGTAACAGCGGCCCAGCAGATGAAGAAACTGCAGGAAGCCGGATTGTTCGATGCGAATGCGACCAACACCAACTATGACCAAGCTTCTTCCTTGTTCTATCAGGGGAAAGCTGGAATGTTCGTAAACGGACAATGGGAAATTTACAGCTCTCAGGAGAAGCTGGGGGACCAAGTGGATTGGATGTACTGGCCTGCCAAGGATGAGGCGACGTACGAGCAATCCAAGTACTTCATTAACGGTGCCGGTTCTCCGGCAGGCTATGCTGTATCCCCAAGCAGCAAGAATAAAGAGACGGCTGTGAAAGTGGCGGCCTTCCTGGCTTCAAAATCTGCCGAATATCGCTATTCTCAGCTTGGCAGTCCAATCGTAGCACCGAAGGTGGATAAGCCGATCCCGGCAAACGTTCCGGCTATGATGCAGAGGATCGTCAATGAGCTTCTTCCAAATGCTCAGAAGTATGCGCTCTTGCTAAATAACACTGCCATCCAAAATGCCATTAACGACAATACGCAGAACCTGCTTGTCGGCGGTTTCTCTGCGGATGACTTTGTGAAAAACTTGAATCGCGCCCTGGATAAGGAAAACTGATCATTAGAAATTGAACCGGAAGCAATCCTTAGCGGGCCCGCATAGTCCGCTAAGGACTGCACTTACGAAAAAAAGGGGGGAAGAGCAAGCAATGAATAATTACTTAGGCAACAAAAAGGCATTGGCAATTTTTTTGCTCCCGGCGCTGATCATATACAGCGTTGTTTTAATTTATCCTGTCCTTCAGACCGTTTTTCGCAGCTTCTATGACTGGGATGGACTCAGCACCCCGGTTTTCTCGGGGCTTAGCAATTATAAGGAATTGTTCGGTGACCCGCTTCTGGGAACCTCACTAAAGAATGGCGCGATCTTCGCCCTAGTATTGGTTGTTTTTCAGATCGGTCTTGGCACAGTGCTTGCCTTGATCTGCGCAGATCCTCGTACACGCGGCCGGAAGCTCCTGAAGACAGCCTATTTTGTTCCGGTAGTGCTGTCGGTTACCGTGGTCTGCCAGCTATGGATTGCCATGTATGATCCGACGAACGGACTTATTAATCGTTTATTTAGCCTGCTGCACATTCCATATGAGCAGAATTGGCTTAATTCTCCGACCCAATCTATCATTGCCATTGCCTTTGTCAATGCATGGCAGTTCATGGGTTATCAATTCGCCCTCCTCTATGCAGGGGTGAAGGCGATCCCCGAGGATTATTTTGAAGCAGCAACCATTGACGGCTGCAGCAAATGGAGAGCTCATCTGCATGTGACGCTGCCGCTCATGAGAGAAACCTTTAAATTCTGCTTTGTGATTGCCATTACATCTGGTATTGGTGCTTTCGTGCAGATGCTGATTATGACCAATGGCGGTCCCGGTACTACCAACTATACCTTGACCTTCATGATCTATCGTTACGCCTTTATGGAGAGTAACTACGGCTATGCTTGTGCCGTATCTGTGCTGCTGGTACTGATCTCGCTGCTCGCAACGCTCGTCATCAATAAGGTGTTCGACCGTGGACAACAGGCCTAACTGGCTAGGAATGAAAAGGAGAACAAAATGAGTAGAACGGCTCTGCGCAAAGTTGGACAAACCGTGCTTCAAATTCCCTTGTGGCTGTATCTGGTTGTTTCCATTTATCCATTGTTCTGGATGGTTTCCTACTCCTTGAAGAACAATGATGAGATTTTCGTCACGAATCCGTTTGGATTTCCGACACATTTTCGCTTTGAAAACTACGTCAATGCCTGGAAACAATTCAATGTGCCGCGATATTTTCTTAATAGCTTTGTTGTATCTATCGTGTCAACGGTACTGATCCTGCTCCTGGCCTTGATGTTTGCATTCGCCGTAGCGCGTATGAAATGGCGGTTCCGCTCAGCAGTACGAACCTATATGATTATCGGCATGTTTATGCCGCTACAGGTTATCATGATTCCGCTTGCGCTTCTGGTCCGGGATTTCCACCTGACCAATACGTATGGAGCGCTCATTCTTCCATACGTTGCCATCGGTCTTCCTTTTTCGACGATGGTATTTTACGGATTCCTCGTAGGGATTCCCAAAGAGATTGAGGAAGCAGCCTGTATGGACGGGTCCAGCATTTATGGCCTGTTCCTTAAAATTATTCTGCCGCTTGCGCTGCCTGCTATCGCTACAGTAGCTATTTTCCAATTTCTAAACAACTGGAATGAGTTCACGCTAGCCTATATTTTGATCTCTGAGGAGACGATGAAGACGCTGCCGCTCGGTCTTCTATTCTTCCAAGGCTCGTACAGCACGGATTGGGGAGCTATGGGCGCGGTGATGACGATCGCCTCGCTGCCGATGGTGCTTGTCTATCTGTTCCTGAGTGAGCAGGTAGAGCGGGCGATGACTGTAGGCTCTGCGGTGAAGGGCTAAACTGAGGAGGTTGTCATTTGAAGATCGATCAGTTGCATCTCAAAGCGCCAGGGAGCTGGATCAACGATCCCAACGGCTTTATTTATTATCAGGGTGAATATCATTTGTTCTATCAATACTTCCCATACGACACGATGTGGGGAACCATGCACTGGGGCCATGCCGTAAGCCAGGACCTGATAGACTGGGAACATCGGGGCATTGCGCTGTTTCCGAGCAAAGGGTACGATCGCAACGGCTGCTTTTCGGGGTCTGCCATCGAAGCAGAGGGCAAGCTGTATCTCTATTACACCGGGGTAAAATATGAGGCTTTCAATGAAGAAAATGTGCATCTCATTGTAGATCAGAGGTTTGAATCGAGCCAGGCTTTACTGGTTTCGGAAGACGGGATGACTTTTGATAATTTGAATAAGAAGCGTATGATCCTGCCACCCATTCTAGATCCGCAGCAGGGCGATCGGGCCCACACAAGAGATCCGAAGGTGTGGAAGAGTGAGAAGGGGTACTACATGGTCCTGGGTACACGTTCTGAGGGGCAGGGGAAGCTCTTATTCTACAGGAGTGAGGACTTACTCCATTGGCATTATGTGAACAGCTATTCAAGGCCCGACCTAGGCCATATGTGGGAGTGCCCGGATTTATTTCCCCTTACCGATCAAGAGGGTCAGGAGCATACTATACTCTTGATGTCACCGGAGGGAGTTCACGAGGGAGCGCTCTATTCGAGTCATGCCCTTTGCAGTTTGGTTTCTTTCCAGGAGGAGAATGCGCAACTAGAGATCACGAAGCCGTTCCAAATGGTGGACTACGGGCAGGATCTCTATGCGCCTCAGACCAATCTTGACGCGGAGGGCCGCAGAGTTATGATCGCCTGGATGCGTATGCCGAAGAGGGTGGAATCTGCTGGGGAGAAGCCATGGATCGGGATGATGTGTCTTCCCCGAGTCATAGAGGTCACGCGCGGCCATATTTATTTTAGAGTACATCCTCAGGTAATGCAGAGCTTTAAGAGGGAGCTGTCCTCTCTTCAGGAGCTTGACTACAGCAAGCCGTTTCATATTAGCGTGTCCTTCGCTACAGGGGATGCTATGAATATTGGTGGTTACCGGATTGCGCTTGAACAAGGCGCCCTTTGTACAGATCGCTCCAAAGTTTTTGAGGGGCTGGAAGGAAGCGGAATGCAATTTCATACTCCTGAGATTGGTTCAGCATGCAAGCTGGATATCTTTGTGGAGCCTAATCTGATTGAAATCTTCGTTAACGAGGGCGAGTATGTGCTCAGCAATATCGTGTATGGCTTGCGAAGCACGCTGAGCAGCACCACTTTCTTTAAAGTGTGGGTACAGTAATTTCAAGATCAAAGGCCTTTCCTGATGGAGCGGAAGATGCAGTCCGGTCCGTTGGGAAAGGTTTTTTAATGCATCTATAGGTGCGAGTACGAATGGGTATTTCTGAGCGAGGCTGTGCTTGCTTGGCATTGTTTAAATTCGGGGATTGAAGGTTACATAAAATAGAGCTGAAGCACTAACCCTATTATTAATAATATAACCTTAAGAGGAGGAGAAGCAGATGGCTGATCAATACACCATGCAGGACCCTTCCGTACAATATCCGAAGGCAGGACCCGAATGGAAGCAGAAGCAGGAGGCGCCGGGGATTCAGCAGGAGATGCAGCCGGTTCCAGACTGCGGGGAGCAAAGCTACCGCGGCACGGGCCGATTAATCGGGCGCAAAGCGATCGTAACTGGGGCTGACAGCGGCATTGGCCGGGCAGTGGCTATAGCCTTCGCTCGTGAAGGTGCGGATGTTGTGCTGTCCTATTTGCCAGAGGAAGAGGCGGATGCCCAGCAGGTCGTGAAGCTGGTACAGGAAGCAGGGCGCACTGCGGTAGCTGTGCCGGGTGATCTGCAGGATGAGCAGTACTGCCAGCAGCTTGTAAATACGGCTGTGGAGAAGCTTGGCGGACTCGACATTCTTGCTAACGTTGCCGGTATGCAGCAGTTTGTGGAGGATATTGCCGACCTTACGACAGAGCAGTTTGACGCCACTTTTAAGACTAATGTCTACTCCTTGTTCTGGATCTGTAAAGCCGCGATCCCGCATATGAAGCCGGGCAGCACGATCATCAACACTTCCTCGATCCAGGCTTATAAGCCTTCGCCAATTCTGCTGGACTATGCCACAACCAAGTCGGCGATCAACACATTCAGCAAGGCTCTGGCCGGACAAGTAGCCAGCAAGGGAATCCGGGTGAATGTGGTGGCTCCGGGACCGGTATGGACTCCGCTACAGGTGTCCGGCGGTCAACCGCAGGAGAAGCTTGCGCAGTTCGGGGAGCAGACCCCGCTGGGCCGTCCAGGCCAGCCTGTAGAGATGGCTCCGGCTTATGTGTATCTAGCCAGCCCGGAATCAAGCTATGTAAGCGGCGAAACGCTCAATGCGAACGGCGGTACGCCAACACCGTAAGGATATATACGAAGTAGATATGCCTGCTGCCCAGTTCGGTTTAGCCGCTACAAGAAGGGCGTCTGGAACCTTGCCGCAGTAGAGGTTTTGCTAACGTTTGCTGCCTGATATAACCGCAGGCAGGAAGAACCTGCTGTCACACTGAATTGTGGCAGCAGGTTTTTTTGTATTTTGGTTAATAGACATGTAAAATTTCTTCTTTTTCTACCGATAAAAATGAAAGATGAACGATGGCTTTAACGCAAAAAAGCCATGATGCTATAAGGTGTTAAAGTAATCGGCCGCATCTATGATCTTAAGAAGGAGAAATGCGAGTATGACAGCCAAGAACAACTCTCACAAAATGAAAGATGAGGTCGTGATTGATCCGGTCAAGAAACTGATCCATATTACTCTTGAAGGGTACCCGGATTTAGCAGAAACCCAAAGAGGTACCAATGAGCTGGAGAAGAACGTAAATCTGATGCCCGATGTAGCCGAATGGGCGATCATTGTAGATTCGACAGCTCTGAGTACTTTTTCACCGGATTTGCTGCCGATTCTCAAGCATTGCTACAAAGCGATTTATGAGAGGTTCAGAGTAGCAGTTATTGTGAATCCAACCCAGACGGTAGCTAATATGCAGCTAAAGCGGATTGCTCGTGAGACCAACTTCAGCGGTAAATTTGTTGCAACAAATGAAGAGGCTATGAAGGTTTGCTTCGGATAAGATAAACTTGCAAGAAGAGAGTAGACTAAATCGACTGTCACTTCTTGTTCTTCTGTTTCGGCATCATACAGAAGTTCCCCACAACTTGACTAACTAAGATTTATTAACATCCCTAGATCATGTCGAAAAAGAGGAGGCAGCTCGCTAAATGAGCTATGTTGCTATTAAAAGTACGGCGATTTATCATCCGGAGGACCGGGTAACACTCGAAGAGATGATCGAAGAGTTTCGAGGGCAAGGCAAAGAAATCGAGCGCTTGCTTGAGGCGATCGGCCGAAAGGATAGATATCTGGATAAGTCAGGTACACAGACCCCGATCACGATGGCGATTGAAGCCTCTCGCAAGGCTCTGGCTCAATCAGGAATTACAGGACAAGATCTGGATATGATCTGCTTCTCAACGGCAACACCAGAGTATCTCGTCCCGCCGAATGCCGCCTTCGTGCATAAGGCACTGAATGGGAAGCATGAGGCCATGGTCTATGATATCAACGCAGCCTGTGTAGGCATGGTGGTGGCCATCGAGCAGGCGACCCGTTACTTGCAGTCTCATCCTTCAATGAAATACGCTCTTGTTGTCGGTTCAGAACAAATGAATCGGTATGGGGCGGAGACGGACGAACTGGTCAAATCCATCTTTGGTGATGCGGCCTGTGCTGTCCTGCTGGAGAAGACGGAGGAGAAAGCCGGTGTTATTGATTCTATCTTCTACACCAACACCGAGCAGATCGGAGGGATGGCTTTCCCTAAGAGCGGGCTGTCCAGAATGTATGCCGACCAGGATACGGCAGGGAATATGCTGCATGCCGATCCCGATTATGATCCCCTCAAATTGGCTCCCGTAGCGGCCGAGAATATTCAGAGACTTCTAGTGAAGAACCAATTTACCAAAGCCGATATCAGCAGGTATTTTCTGTCCCAGGCGAATTATCGCTCCCTGCCGATGTTTGCGGAGATGCTGCATGAGGAGATGGATAAGTTCGTGTTCATTGGCTTTGAATATGCTTATACAGGCACAACATCTCCGTTCCTGGCCCTGCATACGGCAATTGAGCGGGGAGAACTGCAGAGGGGAGATTTGTTCATCCTGTGGTCGATTGGGGCCGGAGATGTCACCTGTGCAGTCCTTTGCCGTTATTAGTTATAATTTTGAATAGGTAGAAGGCAAGAGAATCGAAATAGACTTCCTCTAAGGGGCTGCTGATGCAGTCCTTTTTTTATGCCGGAATGGGGAGAGTAGCTGCACTTCTGATGATTAACACTAAATGGGGGGATATGTATGTAGATTGATGGTGGGGATTTTTCTGGCTTCTGGCTGGAATGGCTCTGTTACTTCGAGAGAGCCCACCTGGTGACTCGAAAGCCAGCAGGTGAGTCCTTACAGCTAACATCTGATATTATCCGCGTTGACGCTGTCTGCGCCGCGCTCTCTGCCACTTGGCCATCTTAATCCCAATAAATAGGACCAGAAGGGCTCCTGCGGAAAGGCAGAAGTATAAGAAGAACTTCTCAATCCAGGCGAATACAGCCTGCCAGTGGTCCCCGAACAGGTAGCCGATGCTGAAGAACACCAGCACCCAGAGGGCAGAACCTATATAAGCGTACAGCGCAAATTTGCGGAAGGGAATTCCAATTATACCTGATGCGTAGCCGATAACCTGGCGGACGCCAGGAATGAAGGGGCCAAGCACTAGCAGCTTGCTGCCGTACTTTTTATAATAATCCCGGGTCTTGGTGATTGCAGCCGGCTTAAGGAAGATCCATTTCCCATAACGTTCAATCAGCGGATTCCCCAATTTGAGTCCAATCCAATAGGTAATGGTAATCCCGATCAGCGCTCCGGCATA from Paenibacillus sp. CAA11 encodes:
- a CDS encoding response regulator transcription factor, whose amino-acid sequence is MYRVMIVDDEPLFRDFLRIKMDWESLGFQVCCEARNGQEALLEAEKHKPHLALVDINMPFMDGIELAQKLKVRFERTVIVFVSGHNEFEYLQQAVRTGVKDYLLKPFDAEELVAMLNRIKPELPNLPQEGLSDQEEQAEGTWPSRSAAPAAPDLGSLRDAVIMGLRMRDSEALDEVRKAVRQLRGYPWRDEYADAMLIGILSLAMSFASERGIPYDQLWDGADTTSPYHLLRGLNNWEEAEEWVVSLYRRLILLMDDLRPTKASQLFAAAIAYIEEHYSDPGLSAEQVSNGVFVDPSYLRRVFRKESGYSIVEHITHIRLKKAKELMLTGNRKLSEVAELVGYSDPNYFSKSFKKRFGMTPTEYEQLKKKY
- a CDS encoding SDR family oxidoreductase, producing MADQYTMQDPSVQYPKAGPEWKQKQEAPGIQQEMQPVPDCGEQSYRGTGRLIGRKAIVTGADSGIGRAVAIAFAREGADVVLSYLPEEEADAQQVVKLVQEAGRTAVAVPGDLQDEQYCQQLVNTAVEKLGGLDILANVAGMQQFVEDIADLTTEQFDATFKTNVYSLFWICKAAIPHMKPGSTIINTSSIQAYKPSPILLDYATTKSAINTFSKALAGQVASKGIRVNVVAPGPVWTPLQVSGGQPQEKLAQFGEQTPLGRPGQPVEMAPAYVYLASPESSYVSGETLNANGGTPTP
- a CDS encoding carbohydrate ABC transporter permease; translation: MNNYLGNKKALAIFLLPALIIYSVVLIYPVLQTVFRSFYDWDGLSTPVFSGLSNYKELFGDPLLGTSLKNGAIFALVLVVFQIGLGTVLALICADPRTRGRKLLKTAYFVPVVLSVTVVCQLWIAMYDPTNGLINRLFSLLHIPYEQNWLNSPTQSIIAIAFVNAWQFMGYQFALLYAGVKAIPEDYFEAATIDGCSKWRAHLHVTLPLMRETFKFCFVIAITSGIGAFVQMLIMTNGGPGTTNYTLTFMIYRYAFMESNYGYACAVSVLLVLISLLATLVINKVFDRGQQA
- a CDS encoding amino acid permease, which translates into the protein MESKQLTRGLKPRHIELIALGGTIGVGLFMGSASTIKWAGPSVLLAYLLAGIIMFFVMRTMGEMLLLEPVTGSFATFAHKYISPLAGFLTAWSYWFLWVTVGMAEVTAIGIYVGYWFPDIPQWLPALAGVGIIAAANLAAVKFYGEFEFWFALVKIVAIVVMLVLGTGMIFFGLGNGWEPIGLSNLYSHGGFFAGGLKGFLFALCIVTAAYQGIEMVGITAGEADEPKQTLRKAIKNIIWRILIFYVGAIFVIVTIYPWNQVGEIGSPFVLTFSKVGILAAAGIINFVVLTAAMSGCNSGIYSAGRMLFTLAKNGQAPKFFGKVSKSGVPRNSILTTIALLLIGVLFNYIAPDSKLFLYIYSASILPGMVPWFALVISQFKFRRRWKDQMDAHPFKSRFFPVSNYITIVFLAFVILGMWFNPDTRLSLIVGASFMAIVIVGYFVFGLYKRPYNKDEQQTE
- a CDS encoding sensor histidine kinase; translated protein: MLNLFSFVQKWFGQLHFKSKVIVLFLPLIILSLLILGIWSSQIFSRSLIERTTSNVADESQLILSRTDYIFSSVETASNIMVTNINRLYESSSLSSQDSSVARIRFGNLMQSRLSIDVSIFREVDGAVFVDTEGTIYSSYDEKGDKHRIWNKVLLNKDTDSYGTASWMGMEQRDYLTPDQNSPILTLRKTVINIDTGEPYGTLFLMVKEKRLSAYLHSGDSSAPKAYYFLDHDNQIVVAADRDTLMRPADAGLAEAMQQCRLELSQSTCSIKDNGNLITVMNYDRMGWKLVNVVSLSLLTADVRQNVRLMIWIGLFCLVFSLFGASFLSRMVVSPLEQLARAMRKVVNGDIHTVAPVRTKDEIGMIGEAFNFMVGRVRELLDAVRQEQNHKREYELALMSAQIKPHFLYNTLDTIYALNELERYDEAKDTTKALADFYRMALNKGRELVILEQEVRITDDYLSILQVRYPDVFRYEIDIPPELTGTPIPKLSLQPIVENAIYHGLKEKGVKGIIRISAFTQDYKVIVRVEDNGVGMNEEKVKAIMSRHLHEEGARSIGTYSVQRRLSLYFGEEYGLTVYSAVGEGTRVDLSLPMQNIGSEPEDVSSNDC
- a CDS encoding ABC transporter substrate-binding protein, translated to MKMNRNRFSAILLTLTLSIGLTACGSNNSASSGSGNSEGNAGNSTIKLKVYAQHFDEDTSKPFDYAVEQLKKEMPNVQIELDPAVQDGYQKLKTYAATGNMPDIYFTDWPTLQTLSKSKNVELLDDYETTSEFKKSLNPGVDSRLVAPDNHVYAYPDTGIEFQIIYYNKSIFDKVGIQTPIKTFDQMADAAKKLKDDGYVPMSIFAKEKWITTAFYNGLVTREQPEGFGAVDQKGVKELPEAFVTAAQQMKKLQEAGLFDANATNTNYDQASSLFYQGKAGMFVNGQWEIYSSQEKLGDQVDWMYWPAKDEATYEQSKYFINGAGSPAGYAVSPSSKNKETAVKVAAFLASKSAEYRYSQLGSPIVAPKVDKPIPANVPAMMQRIVNELLPNAQKYALLLNNTAIQNAINDNTQNLLVGGFSADDFVKNLNRALDKEN
- a CDS encoding glycoside hydrolase family 32 protein codes for the protein MKIDQLHLKAPGSWINDPNGFIYYQGEYHLFYQYFPYDTMWGTMHWGHAVSQDLIDWEHRGIALFPSKGYDRNGCFSGSAIEAEGKLYLYYTGVKYEAFNEENVHLIVDQRFESSQALLVSEDGMTFDNLNKKRMILPPILDPQQGDRAHTRDPKVWKSEKGYYMVLGTRSEGQGKLLFYRSEDLLHWHYVNSYSRPDLGHMWECPDLFPLTDQEGQEHTILLMSPEGVHEGALYSSHALCSLVSFQEENAQLEITKPFQMVDYGQDLYAPQTNLDAEGRRVMIAWMRMPKRVESAGEKPWIGMMCLPRVIEVTRGHIYFRVHPQVMQSFKRELSSLQELDYSKPFHISVSFATGDAMNIGGYRIALEQGALCTDRSKVFEGLEGSGMQFHTPEIGSACKLDIFVEPNLIEIFVNEGEYVLSNIVYGLRSTLSSTTFFKVWVQ
- a CDS encoding carbohydrate ABC transporter permease produces the protein MSRTALRKVGQTVLQIPLWLYLVVSIYPLFWMVSYSLKNNDEIFVTNPFGFPTHFRFENYVNAWKQFNVPRYFLNSFVVSIVSTVLILLLALMFAFAVARMKWRFRSAVRTYMIIGMFMPLQVIMIPLALLVRDFHLTNTYGALILPYVAIGLPFSTMVFYGFLVGIPKEIEEAACMDGSSIYGLFLKIILPLALPAIATVAIFQFLNNWNEFTLAYILISEETMKTLPLGLLFFQGSYSTDWGAMGAVMTIASLPMVLVYLFLSEQVERAMTVGSAVKG